The following proteins are co-located in the Desulfobulbaceae bacterium DB1 genome:
- a CDS encoding chromosome partitioning protein, which yields MSITVFGGEKGGTGKTTLAVNIAAMLAMKGKDVLLLDTDRQGTASFWATVRDEENIEPRVACVQKFGKGLPAQVRDLAERYDEIIIDAGGRDSMELRYALGVADRAYIPVQPFQFDIWTIRQMDTLVEMAKGLNEELAAFIVINRVATNPAIREDRETREFITRENFQHLTLAQSMIRDRIAFRKAARDGLAVVEYGQDRKAVNEMNQLYEEIYGD from the coding sequence GCGGCACCGGCAAGACGACTCTGGCGGTCAACATCGCGGCCATGCTGGCCATGAAGGGAAAGGACGTACTACTGCTGGACACCGACCGGCAAGGGACAGCCTCCTTCTGGGCCACGGTCCGGGATGAGGAAAACATCGAGCCCCGGGTGGCCTGTGTGCAGAAATTCGGCAAGGGCCTGCCGGCCCAGGTCCGTGATCTGGCTGAACGATACGACGAGATCATCATCGATGCCGGCGGCCGCGATTCCATGGAGCTGCGCTACGCCCTCGGCGTGGCCGACCGGGCCTACATACCGGTGCAGCCCTTCCAGTTTGACATCTGGACTATCCGCCAGATGGATACCCTGGTGGAGATGGCAAAGGGGTTGAACGAAGAACTTGCCGCCTTCATCGTCATCAACCGGGTCGCCACCAATCCGGCCATCCGGGAGGACCGGGAGACCCGGGAATTCATCACCCGGGAAAATTTTCAGCATCTGACCCTGGCCCAATCCATGATCCGGGACCGCATCGCCTTCCGCAAGGCGGCCAGAGACGGCCTGGCCGTGGTCGAGTACGGCCAGGACCGCAAGGCGGTTAACGAAATGAACCAATTGTACGAGGAGATCTATGGTGACTAA